From a region of the Candidatus Brocadia sp. genome:
- a CDS encoding Fe-Mn family superoxide dismutase, giving the protein MLDRREFLTITGAGGAALLFGIPNPILASTEKEEKTMPYTAKDYAKLIGMEGFSETLLKNHFTLYQGYVTNTNKALDILGQMLKDGKTATPEFAELKRRLGWEFNGMRLHEYYFENLGKKGGINKEGALAKKITEEFGSYEMWEKDFKAVGAMRGIGWAVLYQDNANGRLINFWINEHDVAHPAGCNPLLIMDVFEHAFMIDYGLKRADYIEAFFKNIDWSAAEARMK; this is encoded by the coding sequence ATGCTTGACAGACGTGAATTTTTAACGATAACAGGCGCAGGAGGGGCTGCCCTGTTATTCGGTATTCCAAACCCCATACTTGCATCAACAGAAAAGGAGGAGAAAACTATGCCGTACACAGCAAAGGATTATGCAAAGCTTATTGGTATGGAGGGGTTCAGCGAGACGCTTTTGAAAAACCACTTCACCCTCTATCAGGGATATGTGACAAACACGAACAAGGCGCTCGATATCCTCGGCCAGATGCTGAAGGATGGAAAGACAGCAACGCCGGAGTTTGCAGAATTAAAGAGGAGGCTGGGCTGGGAGTTCAATGGAATGCGGCTCCATGAATATTATTTTGAAAATCTTGGGAAAAAAGGCGGTATCAATAAAGAGGGCGCCCTTGCCAAGAAAATAACCGAGGAATTCGGGAGTTACGAGATGTGGGAAAAGGACTTCAAGGCAGTGGGAGCCATGCGGGGGATTGGATGGGCTGTCCTTTATCAGGACAACGCCAATGGGAGGCTTATCAACTTCTGGATCAACGAGCATGACGTAGCGCATCCTGCGGGGTGTAATCCGCTCCTGATCATGGACGTATTTGAGCACGCATTTATGATCGATTATGGCCTCAAGAGGGCAGATTACATCGAGGCATTCTTCAAGAATATCGATTGGTCAGCCGCAGAGGCAAGGATGAAATAG
- a CDS encoding DNA-binding protein, which yields MRKIGMFIGVISVFGILHLTQAFAQQGMQWRGGGGWGAGAPYSRMYDLKTVETISGEVVSVDVITPVKGMCYGVHLMVKTEKETISVHLGPGWYIENQDTKIEPKDKVEVTGSRITLDGKPAIIATEVKKGEEILKLRDEKGVPLWSGWRKRS from the coding sequence ATGAGGAAAATAGGGATGTTCATAGGCGTGATTTCTGTTTTTGGCATTCTCCACCTTACCCAGGCATTTGCCCAACAGGGGATGCAGTGGCGAGGGGGTGGCGGATGGGGAGCGGGCGCCCCGTACAGCAGGATGTATGACCTGAAGACCGTTGAGACCATCAGCGGGGAAGTCGTCAGCGTGGACGTTATTACTCCGGTAAAAGGGATGTGCTACGGGGTGCATCTGATGGTAAAGACGGAAAAGGAAACCATTTCCGTTCATTTAGGCCCGGGCTGGTATATCGAAAACCAGGATACCAAAATCGAGCCGAAGGACAAGGTTGAAGTAACAGGTTCACGGATCACCCTTGACGGCAAACCAGCGATTATTGCAACGGAAGTGAAGAAAGGCGAAGAGATCCTGAAGCTCCGGGATGAAAAAGGGGTTCCTCTTTGGAGTGGTTGGAGAAAACGTTCATGA
- a CDS encoding DUF4405 domain-containing protein has protein sequence MTMDKSKVNLVIDALLFLCVMAMTGIGILMKFVLLPGKDTWAVYGRKVELFLFGMDRHQWGTIHMIIAFVFLGLAALHVVLHWKMIVSFYPRLIGNKTARRIIAVMLVIVALFFVTFPLVVKPEVQEPEHKGRNYR, from the coding sequence ATGACGATGGATAAATCAAAGGTCAATCTGGTAATCGATGCCCTGCTATTTCTCTGTGTTATGGCAATGACCGGGATCGGAATACTCATGAAGTTTGTCTTACTGCCCGGCAAGGATACCTGGGCTGTCTACGGCAGAAAAGTGGAGTTGTTCTTGTTTGGCATGGACCGCCACCAATGGGGAACGATTCATATGATCATTGCCTTTGTCTTTCTGGGATTGGCGGCGCTTCATGTCGTCCTCCACTGGAAGATGATTGTGTCGTTTTATCCCCGATTAATTGGAAATAAGACTGCGAGACGAATCATTGCCGTGATGCTTGTCATTGTGGCTCTGTTTTTTGTGACCTTTCCCTTGGTTGTAAAACCTGAAGTGCAGGAACCGGAGCATAAAGGACGAAACTACCGGTAA
- a CDS encoding M23 family metallopeptidase has product MKKSRFIEFLIRHNELDQSGFEEWVFYPGMLFHSQDKWWEDGGVRQRPHEGVDFCFYRDAAGQFHNLDKKTKIPVMYDGEIVNIQDDFLGKSLFLRHDISDNYGNRLYTMYGHTSPYRGAEVGRIFREGETIAAIADAERKNTQIASHLHISVAWLQKSFPHERLDWKTINDDRVVTLCDPLEFIERKYKVRRGVLWKKSGG; this is encoded by the coding sequence ATGAAAAAATCGCGATTCATCGAATTTTTGATACGGCATAACGAGCTTGATCAGTCTGGATTTGAGGAATGGGTCTTTTATCCCGGCATGCTATTTCATAGCCAGGATAAATGGTGGGAAGACGGAGGGGTGCGCCAGAGACCCCACGAAGGAGTAGATTTCTGTTTTTACCGTGACGCGGCGGGACAATTTCACAACCTGGACAAGAAAACAAAAATTCCCGTGATGTACGATGGAGAAATCGTGAATATTCAGGATGATTTTCTGGGGAAATCTCTCTTTCTGCGTCACGACATCTCTGATAATTACGGGAACAGGCTTTATACCATGTATGGCCATACGAGTCCCTATCGTGGTGCTGAAGTTGGAAGGATTTTCCGGGAAGGAGAAACAATTGCTGCAATTGCAGATGCCGAAAGGAAAAACACACAGATTGCTTCTCATTTGCATATCTCCGTGGCATGGCTGCAGAAGTCTTTCCCTCACGAAAGGCTTGACTGGAAAACGATAAATGATGACCGTGTTGTGACACTTTGTGATCCCTTGGAGTTTATCGAGAGGAAATACAAAGTACGGCGTGGCGTTCTCTGGAAGAAATCCGGCGGATAG
- a CDS encoding flavin reductase family protein, whose product MKKSLGQKTIVYPTPVLIVGTYDKAGKPNAMNVAWGGLCCSSPPSIAISIRKATYTYGNLVERKAFTVNIPSESYAKEADYFGIASGGKEDKFSATGLTPERSSLVDAPYIKEFPLVLECKLTYTIEIGLHTQFIGEIMDVKVEESALGESGIIDMEKLHPILYAPEIRAYYGVGKPLGKAFSIGKQVKVS is encoded by the coding sequence ATGAAAAAATCTTTGGGCCAAAAAACTATCGTATATCCAACCCCCGTCCTTATTGTGGGAACCTATGACAAGGCGGGAAAACCCAATGCGATGAATGTTGCCTGGGGCGGGCTTTGTTGTTCCAGTCCGCCATCTATTGCGATATCCATCAGGAAGGCTACCTATACCTATGGAAATCTGGTGGAACGAAAGGCCTTTACGGTAAATATCCCGTCGGAATCTTACGCGAAGGAGGCCGATTATTTCGGCATCGCATCGGGCGGAAAGGAAGACAAGTTTTCCGCAACGGGGCTTACTCCGGAAAGGAGTAGCCTTGTAGATGCGCCGTATATCAAAGAATTTCCGCTTGTTCTGGAATGCAAGCTTACGTATACGATTGAGATCGGATTACACACCCAGTTTATTGGTGAGATCATGGATGTCAAGGTCGAGGAGTCTGCGCTGGGGGAAAGTGGTATCATTGATATGGAAAAGCTTCACCCGATTTTATATGCCCCGGAGATCCGCGCCTATTATGGAGTGGGAAAACCTCTTGGCAAGGCATTTTCCATAGGAAAGCAGGTAAAGGTTTCGTGA